The proteins below are encoded in one region of Opisthocomus hoazin isolate bOpiHoa1 chromosome 26, bOpiHoa1.hap1, whole genome shotgun sequence:
- the KPNB1 gene encoding importin subunit beta-1 isoform X1 produces MELITILEKTVSPDRSELEAAQKFLEQAAIENLPTFLVELSRVLANPGNSQVARVAAGLQIKNSLTSKDPDIKAQYQQRWLAIDANARREVKNYVLQTLGTETYRPSSASQCVAGIACAEIPMNQWPELIPQLVANVTNQHSTEHMKESTLEAIGYICQDIEPEQLQDKSNEILTAIIQGMRKEEPSNNVKLAATNALLNSLEFTKANFDKESERHFIMQVVCEATQCPDTRVRVAALQNLVKIMSLYYQYMETYMGPALFAITIEAMKSDIDEVALQGIEFWSNVCDEEMDLAIEASEAAEQGRPPEHTSKFYAKGALQYLVPILTQTLTKQDENDDDDDWNPCKAAGVCLMLLATCCEDDIVPHVLPFIKEHIKNPDWRYRDAAVMAFGCILEGPEPNQLKPLVIQAMPTLIELMKDPSVVVRDTTAWTVGRICEMLPEAAINDIYLAPLLQCLMEGLSAEPRVASNVCWAFSSLAEAAYEAADVADDQEEPATYCLSSSFELIVQKLLETADRPDGHQNNLRSSAYESLMEIVKNSAKDCYPAVQKTTLVIMERLQQVLQMESHIQSTSDRIQFNDLQSLLCATLQNVLRKVQHQDALQISDVVMASLLRMFQSTAGSGGVQEDALMAVSTLVEVLGGEFLKYMDAFKPFLGIGLKNYAEYQVCLAAVGLVGDLCRALQSNILPFCDEVMQLLLENLGNENVHRSVKPQILSVFGDIALAIGGEFKKYLDVVLNTLQQASQAQVDKSDYDMVDYLNELREGCLEAYTGIIQGLKGDQENVHPDVMLVQPRVEFILSYIDHIAGDEDHTDGVVACAAGLIGDLCTAFGKDVLKLVEARPMIHELLAEGRRSKTNKTKTLATWATKELRKLKNQAW; encoded by the exons ATGGAGCTCATCACCATCCTGGAGAAGACGGTCTCGCCGG acCGCTCCGAGCTCGAGGCGGCGCAGAAGTTCCTGGAGCAGGCGGCGATCGAGAACCTG ccgaCCTTCCTGGTGGAACTCTCCCGAGTGCTGGCAAACCCCGGCAACAGCCAAGTTGCCCGTGTGGCGGCCGGCTTGCAGATCAAGAACTCGCTGACGTCCAAGGACCCCGACATCAAGGCCCAGTACCAGCAGAGATGGCTCGCGATCGACGCCAACGCCCGCAGGGAAGTCAAGAACTAC GTTTTGCAGACGCTGGGTACCGAAACGTACAGGCCCAGCTCGGCCTCCCAGTGCGTGGCCGGCATCGCCTGCGCTGAGATCCCCATGAACCAGTGGCCTGAGCTCATTCCCCAGCTGGTAGCGAACGTTACGAATCAGCACAGTACGGAGCACATGAAAGAGTCGACGTTGGAGGCCATCGGATACATCTGTCAGGACATC GAACCAGAGCAGCTTCAGGACAAATCCAACGAGATCCTGACAGCCATCATCCAGGGAATGAGAAAGGAAGAGCCCAGCAACAATGTGAAGCTAGCAGCTACTAATGCACTCCTGAACTCTTTGGAATTCACCAAAGCAAACTTTGACAAAGAG TCTGAAAGGCACTTTATTATGCAAGTAGTCTGTGAAGCAACGCAGTGTCCAGATACAAGG GTACGAGTGGCTGCCTTACAGAATTTGGTGAAGATAATGTCCCTTTATTATCAGTATATGGAGACATACATGGGTCCTGCGCTTTTTGCT ATAACTATTGAAGCAATGAAAAGTGACATAGACGAGGTGGCTCTGCAGGGAATAGAGTTCTGGTCAAACGTCTGCGATGAGGAGATGGACCTGGCCATAGAGGCCTCTGAG GCAGCAGAGCAAGGAAGGCCTCCAGAGCACACTAGCAAATTTTACGCGAAGGGAGCACTACAGTATTTGGTCCCAATTCTAACCCAAACGTTAACGAAACAG GATGAAAACGATGATGACGACGACTGGAACCCCTGCAAAGCAGCGGGAGTCTGCCTCATGCTCCTGGCGACCTGCTGTGAAGATGACATTGTTCCTCATGTGCTGCCCTTTATTAAAGAACACATTAAAAATCCAGATTGGCGATACAGAGATGCAGCTGTGATGGCTTTTGGGTGCATTTTGGAAGGACCAGAGCCGAACCAGCTCAAACCACTAGTCATACAG GCAATGCCAACTTTAATAGAACTAATGAAGGACCCCAGCGTTGTGGTTCGAGACACAACCGCTTGGACCGTGGGCAGGATCTGCGAGATGCTGCCCGAAGCTGCCATCAATGACATTTACCTCGCTCCGCTGCTGCAGTGTCTGATGGAGGGCCTGAGCGCCGAGCCCAGAGTGGCCTCCAACGTCTGCTGG GCCTTCTCTAGTCTTGCTGAAGCTGCCTATGAAGCTGCAGATGTAGCTGATGATCAGGAAGAACCAGCAACCTACTGCTTATCCTCATCATTTGAGCTAATAGTTCAGAAGCTTCTGGAGACTGCAGATAG GCCTGATGGACACCAGAATAACTTGAGGAGTTCTGCATACGAATCTCTGATGGAAATCGTGAAAAACAGTGCCAAGGACTGTTACCCAGCTGTCCAGAAGACAACTCTGGTCATCATGGAACGACTTCAGCAAGTGCTGCAGATGGAG tcTCATATCCAGAGCACTTCCGACAGAATCCAGTTCAACGATCTTCAGTCTCTCCTTTGTGCTACTCTACAG AACGTCCTCCGGAAGGTCCAGCACCAGGATGCCTTGCAGATCTCCGACGTGGTGATGGCATCTCTGCTGAGAATGTTCCAGAGCACGGCGGGCTCGGGGGGCGTGCAGGAGGACGCCTTGATGGCGGTCAGCACCCTGGTGGAAG TCTTAGGTGGAGAGTTTCTGAAGTACATGGATGCCTTCAAGCCGTTCCTTGGCATTGGACTGAAGAACTACGCCGAGTACCAG GTTTGTCTGGCTGCAGTGGGCCTGGTTGGTGACTTATGCAGAGCCCTGCAATCCAACATCTTGCCTTTTTGTGATGAGGTTATGCAGCTGCTCTTGGAGAACTTGGGG AATGAAAATGTTCATAGGTCTGTGAAGCCTCAGATTCTCTCCGTGTTTGGCGACATTGCCCTTGCCATTGGAGGGGAATTCAAGAAGTACCTAGACGTCGTACTGAACACCCTGCAGCAGGCTTCCCAAGCGCAGGTGGATAAG TCTGACTATGACATGGTGGATTACCTGAACGAGCTGCGGGAGGGCTGCCTGGAAGCTTACACTGGCATCATCCAGGGACTGAAGGGAGACCAAGAAAACGTTCATC cGGATGTGATGTTGGTGCAGCCCAGAGTAGAATTTATTCTGTCTTACATTGACCATATTGCTGGAGACGAGGATCACACCGATGGAGTAGTGGCGTGTGCTGCTGGGCTGATAGG GGATTTGTGTACAGCATTTGGAAAAGATGTACTGAAATTAGTAGAAGCTAGACCCATGATACATGAACTGCTAGCGGAAGGAAGAAGATCCAAGacgaacaaaacaaaaaccctcgCTACCTGGGCGACTaaagaactgagaaaactgaagaaTCAAGCTTGGTAA
- the KPNB1 gene encoding importin subunit beta-1 isoform X2 — MELITILEKTVSPDRSELEAAQKFLEQAAIENLPTFLVELSRVLANPGNSQVARVAAGLQIKNSLTSKDPDIKAQYQQRWLAIDANARREVKNYVLQTLGTETYRPSSASQCVAGIACAEIPMNQWPELIPQLVANVTNQHSTEHMKESTLEAIGYICQDIEPEQLQDKSNEILTAIIQGMRKEEPSNNVKLAATNALLNSLEFTKANFDKESERHFIMQVVCEATQCPDTRVRVAALQNLVKIMSLYYQYMETYMGPALFAITIEAMKSDIDEVALQGIEFWSNVCDEEMDLAIEASEAAEQGRPPEHTSKFYAKGALQYLVPILTQTLTKQDENDDDDDWNPCKAAGVCLMLLATCCEDDIVPHVLPFIKEHIKNPDWRYRDAAVMAFGCILEGPEPNQLKPLVIQAMPTLIELMKDPSVVVRDTTAWTVGRICEMLPEAAINDIYLAPLLQCLMEGLSAEPRVASNVCWAFSSLAEAAYEAADVADDQEEPATYCLSSSFELIVQKLLETADRPDGHQNNLRSSAYESLMEIVKNSAKDCYPAVQKTTLVIMERLQQVLQMESHIQSTSDRIQFNDLQSLLCATLQNVLRKVQHQDALQISDVVMASLLRMFQSTAGSGGVQEDALMAVSTLVEVLGGEFLKYMDAFKPFLGIGLKNYAEYQVCLAAVGLVGDLCRALQSNILPFCDEVMQLLLENLGNENVHRSVKPQILSVFGDIALAIGGEFKKYLDVVLNTLQQASQAQVDKSDYDMVDYLNELREGCLEAYTGIIQGLKGDQENVHPDVMLVQPRVEFILSYIDHIAGDEDHTDGVVACAAGLIGDLCTAFGKDVLKLVEARPMIHELLAEGRRSKTNKTKTLATWATKELRKLKNQA, encoded by the exons ATGGAGCTCATCACCATCCTGGAGAAGACGGTCTCGCCGG acCGCTCCGAGCTCGAGGCGGCGCAGAAGTTCCTGGAGCAGGCGGCGATCGAGAACCTG ccgaCCTTCCTGGTGGAACTCTCCCGAGTGCTGGCAAACCCCGGCAACAGCCAAGTTGCCCGTGTGGCGGCCGGCTTGCAGATCAAGAACTCGCTGACGTCCAAGGACCCCGACATCAAGGCCCAGTACCAGCAGAGATGGCTCGCGATCGACGCCAACGCCCGCAGGGAAGTCAAGAACTAC GTTTTGCAGACGCTGGGTACCGAAACGTACAGGCCCAGCTCGGCCTCCCAGTGCGTGGCCGGCATCGCCTGCGCTGAGATCCCCATGAACCAGTGGCCTGAGCTCATTCCCCAGCTGGTAGCGAACGTTACGAATCAGCACAGTACGGAGCACATGAAAGAGTCGACGTTGGAGGCCATCGGATACATCTGTCAGGACATC GAACCAGAGCAGCTTCAGGACAAATCCAACGAGATCCTGACAGCCATCATCCAGGGAATGAGAAAGGAAGAGCCCAGCAACAATGTGAAGCTAGCAGCTACTAATGCACTCCTGAACTCTTTGGAATTCACCAAAGCAAACTTTGACAAAGAG TCTGAAAGGCACTTTATTATGCAAGTAGTCTGTGAAGCAACGCAGTGTCCAGATACAAGG GTACGAGTGGCTGCCTTACAGAATTTGGTGAAGATAATGTCCCTTTATTATCAGTATATGGAGACATACATGGGTCCTGCGCTTTTTGCT ATAACTATTGAAGCAATGAAAAGTGACATAGACGAGGTGGCTCTGCAGGGAATAGAGTTCTGGTCAAACGTCTGCGATGAGGAGATGGACCTGGCCATAGAGGCCTCTGAG GCAGCAGAGCAAGGAAGGCCTCCAGAGCACACTAGCAAATTTTACGCGAAGGGAGCACTACAGTATTTGGTCCCAATTCTAACCCAAACGTTAACGAAACAG GATGAAAACGATGATGACGACGACTGGAACCCCTGCAAAGCAGCGGGAGTCTGCCTCATGCTCCTGGCGACCTGCTGTGAAGATGACATTGTTCCTCATGTGCTGCCCTTTATTAAAGAACACATTAAAAATCCAGATTGGCGATACAGAGATGCAGCTGTGATGGCTTTTGGGTGCATTTTGGAAGGACCAGAGCCGAACCAGCTCAAACCACTAGTCATACAG GCAATGCCAACTTTAATAGAACTAATGAAGGACCCCAGCGTTGTGGTTCGAGACACAACCGCTTGGACCGTGGGCAGGATCTGCGAGATGCTGCCCGAAGCTGCCATCAATGACATTTACCTCGCTCCGCTGCTGCAGTGTCTGATGGAGGGCCTGAGCGCCGAGCCCAGAGTGGCCTCCAACGTCTGCTGG GCCTTCTCTAGTCTTGCTGAAGCTGCCTATGAAGCTGCAGATGTAGCTGATGATCAGGAAGAACCAGCAACCTACTGCTTATCCTCATCATTTGAGCTAATAGTTCAGAAGCTTCTGGAGACTGCAGATAG GCCTGATGGACACCAGAATAACTTGAGGAGTTCTGCATACGAATCTCTGATGGAAATCGTGAAAAACAGTGCCAAGGACTGTTACCCAGCTGTCCAGAAGACAACTCTGGTCATCATGGAACGACTTCAGCAAGTGCTGCAGATGGAG tcTCATATCCAGAGCACTTCCGACAGAATCCAGTTCAACGATCTTCAGTCTCTCCTTTGTGCTACTCTACAG AACGTCCTCCGGAAGGTCCAGCACCAGGATGCCTTGCAGATCTCCGACGTGGTGATGGCATCTCTGCTGAGAATGTTCCAGAGCACGGCGGGCTCGGGGGGCGTGCAGGAGGACGCCTTGATGGCGGTCAGCACCCTGGTGGAAG TCTTAGGTGGAGAGTTTCTGAAGTACATGGATGCCTTCAAGCCGTTCCTTGGCATTGGACTGAAGAACTACGCCGAGTACCAG GTTTGTCTGGCTGCAGTGGGCCTGGTTGGTGACTTATGCAGAGCCCTGCAATCCAACATCTTGCCTTTTTGTGATGAGGTTATGCAGCTGCTCTTGGAGAACTTGGGG AATGAAAATGTTCATAGGTCTGTGAAGCCTCAGATTCTCTCCGTGTTTGGCGACATTGCCCTTGCCATTGGAGGGGAATTCAAGAAGTACCTAGACGTCGTACTGAACACCCTGCAGCAGGCTTCCCAAGCGCAGGTGGATAAG TCTGACTATGACATGGTGGATTACCTGAACGAGCTGCGGGAGGGCTGCCTGGAAGCTTACACTGGCATCATCCAGGGACTGAAGGGAGACCAAGAAAACGTTCATC cGGATGTGATGTTGGTGCAGCCCAGAGTAGAATTTATTCTGTCTTACATTGACCATATTGCTGGAGACGAGGATCACACCGATGGAGTAGTGGCGTGTGCTGCTGGGCTGATAGG GGATTTGTGTACAGCATTTGGAAAAGATGTACTGAAATTAGTAGAAGCTAGACCCATGATACATGAACTGCTAGCGGAAGGAAGAAGATCCAAGacgaacaaaacaaaaaccctcgCTACCTGGGCGACTaaagaactgagaaaactgaagaaTCAAGCTTG A